The proteins below come from a single Oerskovia jenensis genomic window:
- a CDS encoding XRE family transcriptional regulator: MAVDEDRKIPTTPEIAAPAGTDLITLGRRIRYFRTGRGLTLDALGARVGTTASLLSLIENGKREPRLSLLQALAGALDVAVGDLLADEPPSRRAALEIELDRAQRGPLFATLGLPSVKASQKLPMPVLENLVGLHGELARRASEAIATPEEARRANTELRLERQSRNNYIPELEDLAEEMTRRAGYRSGALTHRTVARMAEQLGFTLLHVDDLPHSTRTVTDLRNGRIYLPPASIPGSHGLRSLGLQAIAHRVLGHQRPTSYANFLRQRVEITYFAACCLMPQSAAVEFLEQRKKEKDLAVEDFRDAFGVSHEAASQRFTNLATSRLGIPVHFMRVGDDGALYRGYANDGLPFPADVTGAIEGQLVCRRWAAREAFTRRDRATESYQYTDTPAGTFWCSTQTGTTTTGEFSITVGVPFASAKWFRGRETTARRASTCPDEACCRRPAAQLARNWEEVAWPSARMHQYVLSALPSGAFPGVDASEVYAFLEKHAPREG, translated from the coding sequence AGACCGCAAGATCCCCACGACCCCTGAGATCGCCGCTCCGGCGGGCACCGACCTCATCACGCTCGGACGCCGGATCCGGTACTTCCGGACCGGCCGGGGGCTCACGCTCGACGCCCTCGGTGCGCGGGTGGGGACCACCGCGAGCCTCCTGTCGCTCATCGAGAACGGGAAGCGCGAACCGCGGCTCTCGCTGCTCCAGGCGCTCGCGGGCGCTCTCGACGTCGCGGTGGGGGACCTGCTCGCGGACGAGCCGCCGTCGCGCCGGGCCGCGCTCGAGATCGAGCTGGACCGTGCGCAGCGAGGCCCGCTGTTCGCGACGCTCGGCCTCCCGTCGGTCAAGGCGTCGCAGAAGCTCCCGATGCCCGTCCTGGAGAACCTCGTCGGCCTGCACGGCGAGCTCGCACGCCGCGCGTCCGAGGCCATCGCGACGCCCGAGGAGGCGCGCCGCGCCAACACCGAGCTGCGTCTCGAACGGCAGTCCCGCAACAACTACATCCCCGAGCTCGAGGACCTGGCCGAGGAGATGACACGCCGTGCGGGCTACCGGTCGGGCGCCCTGACGCACCGGACGGTCGCTCGCATGGCCGAGCAGCTCGGCTTCACGCTGCTGCACGTCGACGACCTGCCGCACTCGACCCGCACGGTCACGGACCTGCGCAACGGCCGCATCTATCTCCCGCCGGCCTCGATCCCCGGCAGTCACGGGCTGCGCTCGCTCGGCCTCCAGGCGATCGCCCACCGCGTGCTGGGGCACCAGCGCCCGACGTCCTACGCGAACTTCCTGCGCCAGCGCGTCGAGATCACCTACTTCGCGGCGTGCTGCCTCATGCCGCAGTCGGCGGCCGTCGAGTTCCTGGAGCAGCGCAAGAAGGAGAAGGACCTCGCGGTCGAGGACTTCCGCGACGCGTTCGGCGTCTCGCACGAGGCCGCGTCGCAACGCTTCACGAACCTCGCGACGTCCCGCCTGGGCATCCCGGTGCACTTCATGCGCGTCGGTGACGACGGTGCCCTGTACCGGGGATACGCGAACGACGGCCTGCCGTTCCCGGCCGACGTCACGGGCGCGATCGAGGGCCAGCTCGTGTGCCGCCGGTGGGCCGCGCGCGAGGCGTTCACGCGCCGCGACCGCGCCACGGAGTCCTACCAGTACACCGACACCCCGGCGGGCACCTTCTGGTGCAGCACCCAGACGGGCACGACGACGACCGGCGAGTTCTCGATCACGGTCGGGGTGCCGTTCGCGTCGGCCAAGTGGTTCCGGGGGCGCGAGACGACAGCGCGTCGTGCCTCGACCTGCCCCGACGAGGCCTGCTGCCGCCGGCCCGCGGCCCAGCTCGCACGCAACTGGGAGGAGGTCGCCTGGCCGAGCGCGCGCATGCACCAGTACGTCCTGTCGGCGCTGCCGTCCGGGGCGTTCCCCGGCGTGGACGCCTCGGAGGTCTACGCGTTCCTCGAGAAGCACGCGCCGCGTGAGGGGTGA